From Pan troglodytes isolate AG18354 chromosome 1, NHGRI_mPanTro3-v2.0_pri, whole genome shotgun sequence:
ccgtgagctgtgattgcactgctgtactccatcctgggcaacgaagagaaaccctgtcttcaaaaaaaaaaaaaaaaaaaaatttaagttaaaaaaaatttccgaccgggcacagtgactcatgcctataatcccagcactttgggaggctgaggcgggtggatcacaaggtcaggagattgagaccatcttggctaacacggtgaaaccccgtctctactaaaaaatagaaaaaattagctgggcgtggtggcaggtgcctgtagtcccggctgctcggcaggctgaggcaggagaatggcatgaacctggaaggcggagcttgcagtgagccaagatcatgccactgcactccagcctgggtgacagagcgagactccgtctcaaaacaaacaaacaaaacaacaacaacaacaacaacaaatttccatggagttttaaaatatatgtattaatcaGGCAGTTACTAAATAATAAGTTTTCAAAAGTAATTGACAACATGGggaatattacatttatatatataaatacacacacacatacatgtacctAGAAAAAGGAAAGCAGCATACTAACATGTTCTCACTGGTTTTCTCTAGGGAGTAAAAGTACTGGTGATAATTATTCTTCATatctttctggaatttttcatgcTCTAATTTCAACAATCCCCAATGGCAATTATTACTAcctttaacatttgaaaaaaataaaaagccctaGATTAAATACGGCTAACTTCTCTGCAGTGCATCCCTCCAGCTGTGGTGGGATCCCCACCCGCCTGCCCTGAGTCTGGGCTGGCAGCTGAGGATGAGAAGCCACAGGGAGAACCCAGGGCCTCGGCCACCAGCCAGCACCATCGTCAGACATGTGACCGAGGCCATCTCAGACCATCCCAATCTGATGGCAGCTGCATTCCTGATTCAGGCAAGACTAGCAGAAGAGCTGCCTAACTgactgtatttttgaaatttcaagCCGATAAATGATTGTCGTTTTTAAGCCTctagttgtttgttttgagacggagtttcgttcttatcacccaggctggagtgcagtggcgcgatttcggctcactgcaacctccgcctgctgggttcaagagattctcctgcctcagcctcctgagtagctggaattacaggcacctgccaccatgtccagctaattttttgtatttttcgtagagacagggtttcaccatgttggccaggctgacctcaggcaatccacccgcctcagcctcccaaagtgctgggattacaggtgtgagccaccacacctggcctaagccACTAGTTTTGAGGCAACTTGTCACATAGCAATGGATACCTGATGCAATGACAGTTGAAACATCCCTTCCTTTCTCAGTGCCCACCGCAGTACCTGTCCAAGGCGTGCCCATGGCCTCCGGGCTCCACTCGCTCCACTCGCCTTGCCCGAACTCCTCCTGGGCACGAAGCTGCACCACGTGCCTCAGGCCGCTCCAGGCGTCGTGGATGACACAGTGATGCTGGAGGTCCTTGACCTGAGGGCGGGGGCACGGTGACTCTGGGGAGGGATCCAGGATGGTGCTGGGCAGGTAGCACCCCAGTGGGTTGGTGCCTTGGCCAGCCCTGTGCTTCAGCTGGCGGAGGCCTCTAGAGGCTCCCACAACCCCAGAGGCTCTGCTAGAGAGGGGGTTGCCCTCAGGGCCCATGGAAGCTGAAGCAGAAAGTCCCTGCCCCACCCACGCACTATAGAATCCTGCAAGCCACAACCCTTGACATGTCTACAGCCCAAATCTCTTCCTACATTGCTCTCCTCACAGACAAGCCTGGGAAGAGGAGACTGGCCTGGCATTAtccttttcatttaataaatgatataCCACCAAGGCTCAGAAAGCTTAAAACATTTATCCAAAGCAACGAAGGTAGCCAATTGTGAAGCAGGAACTAGAGCCTATGGTTTTCCTTTTAgtaccctttcttttttttttttttttgacatggagtctaactctgtcgcccaggctggagtgcagtggtgtgatctctgctcaccgcaacctccacctcccgggttcaagggattctcctgtctcagcccccgaatagctgggatacaggtgtgcgccaccacacccagctaattttttgtaatttcagtagagacggtatttcaccatgttggccaggatggtctcgaactcctgatctcaagtgattcgcccaccttggcctcccaaagggccgggattacaggcgtgagccaccacgcctggcctctagtACCCTTTCTACTACGCCTAAGCATCTAGGGGCGCCTCTCTGACCAGAAgtaaaacataaatttaccatCCATGTTGTGAATGTCTTTGACCGTTCAGCCCGATATCTGAGCTCAAACCgtaatctgtagaaagatgagtTCCAGGAGTGGGGGTCTTGCCAGGTGACACTGAGCCAGCGGGGGTTTCTGGCCACAGCAGTGACTGTGATGTTGGCAGGCGGATCAGGCTGCACTGTGGGAAAAGGGAGCATGACTCCTTAGCAGCACCAAATATAGTGTAGAGCAGCCCATGTAGGCTGAGATCCCAGCAGGCAGGGCCCCACCCAGCCCCGTTCACTCCCCATGCACAGCTCCACAAGGGCCTGCTTTATCATTGCCACACCTCCCGGCAAGCAACGCCCAAAAGGCACCAACTCACCAAACCCCTCAACCACCCCTTCCCTGCCACTCTGAGAAGTCGATAAGGAGTATTAAATCAAAAGAGAAGGAAACTGCTGGAGAGGGGGTTAGAGCTTACGTACAGATTCCACAACCCTGAAAGGTTTGAGTTTTGCTGAACTTGCTCCCGACACTACTGGCGACGCACATGGACACTATGTAGAAAGAGCTGTCTCCCTCCGGGACTGCCAACTGGCAGGAGAACTTCTGGGACTCCTGGGAATACTGGCACGGCTCCTGGAAGTCTTCGGCCGGACTGTTCTGACTGTTAGACACAAAACAAGGGCAGGGCTCGCCTGTCAGTTTCGCACAGACTCAAGACGGGACAGAAGGGGGAAGTGGAATCCcggggtttgaatcccagctccagaCTTATAAGCCCTGTGCCTCTAAGTCtccttttctcatttgaaaatagGAATATTAATACTACTTACCTAGTAGGggttaagtttttgttttgttttgtttttgtgatagagtctcactgtgtcgcccaggctggagtgcagtggcgcagtctcggctcactgcaacctccgcctccctcccaggttcaagagattctcctgcctcagcctcctgagcgtGCCCagcaaacttttgtatttttaatagagatggggtttcaccatgttgcccaggctggtctcgaactgctgacctcaggtgatctgcccgcctcagcctcccaaagtgctgggattacaggcatgaaccatcacacgTGGCTGGTTCTGTTAAGACTGagaaataaggccgggcgcggtggctcacgtctgtaattctagcactttgggagggcaacgcaggcagatcatgaggtcaggagttcgagaccagcctagccaatatggtgaaaccctgtctctactaaaaatacaaaaaataaaataaaaaattagcctggcgtggtggcgcatgcctgtagtcccagttactcaggaggctgaagcagaagaatcatttgaacccaggaggcagatgttgcagtgacagagactgcactccagcctgggcgacagagactccatctcaaaaaaaaaaaaaattgagcaataaatgtaaaatctagagatgaggaaactagctggatttacaaatatatataaacatgtagcCTAGCGCCTGGCACGAGGGGTGAGGGGAGCTAGGCTGGAGGGCTCAGCTAGTCACTCAGGCAATGGTAGGCTGGCCAGCTCTGGTCTCCCGCTGGGCCTGTGCTCTTGGCACTGTAGGGGATATAGAAATGAATCAAGAGAGGCCCCACCCTGCCTTCAAGGCACTAACAAAAAAGATCTGTCCTCAGATGACTAGACACCCAGCAGAAATGCCACTCCAGAGACACAGAAAGTGCTAGAGGGGTTCTGGCAGGTGAGTCCAGAAAAGAATTCTGGGTAACTGAAGACATTCGAGGTGAGTCAGCCACCATCCCACCTGGCCTGGAAACCTGAGGCTTCACCCTCTTATGACACATGTGGGCATGTGAGGCCACGTCAACCACTCACCCTCCAGCTGGGGTGACGAGTCTGCCACCTCTGACTTGGGTTCGAACCCTGGGCTCCTGCTGAAACCAGCACATGAGACAAACCCAACCTTTCCAGGCTGAGTTAAagcccctttcctccttcccccaacACCACCCAGGCTTCCACCCAGCCACGAAGGCAGGATCACCGACTGCTTTACGTGTGTGCCCAGGTGGGGTCAGAGGGCCGGGGCTCAGTCTTGTTGGCCCGCTTCCTCCCACTGCCCCAGCACTGCTCCTGGTCCAAGGCAGAGGTTGAGCTCACCCATGCCTGTGGAAGAAGGAGGGAGCAGTGCTGCAGTTGGGCAAGGGTGTGAAAGCAGACACACAAGAGAAAAAGCAGAGCTCCCAGTAATCCCTTTCCAGGGGCCTGTCTCTTCCAGGCCCTGCAGTGGCCTGAGGTCTGGGTGGGGCCTCAGTGGGGGCTGGGGCCCCTGAGGCTCTCGAAGCCACTTCCCCTGCTCTTTCCTCACTTCAAAGGCGCCCAGTGGTCATGCTGACTCTTCAAAGCAGATGGAAGCAAAGGCACGAGGCTGCTCAGGAGGACAAGCACTGTACTCTCTCCCACTCCCGCTGTCAACATGGAAAGTATTCCAgtcaagccgggcgcggtggctcacgcctgtaatcccagcactttgggaggccgagacaggcggatcaccctaggtcagaagttcgagaccagccccgctaacatggtgaaacctcatctctactgaaaatacaaagattagccaggcgtggtggtgtgcgcctgtaatcccagctactcaggaggctgaggcaggagaatcgcttgagcccgggaggcggagattgcagtgatgcgagatcccaccactgcactccagcctgggcgacagagcgaaactccatctcaaaaaaaaaaaaaaaaaaaaagtatttcagttGAAGTGTCAGAAATGACAGAGCTTTCCACAGGCTGGCCTGGGAAGCTGCCAGCCACCGTCTCTATCCTGGCTAATCCTATCTATGGTACAAGCCTTTGAGGTACAAACAAGGTGTATCCTTCGCTGGGCTGTGAAGCTATCCAGGCTTGGGGCATGAGCTGACAGTGCTAATGGCAGCTGCATCATTCACAGATGGTAATCCGCACTTTTCATCATAGAGGACAGAACAAAAATATGACTGCCAGGCGGCCCAGTAACTCTATGGAAACAGACCCAAGTGGGAGCTGAACCACCCTGTTGAAGTCACTGCTCTGGCTTTCTGATACAGTAGTTCCTGCCTTATCTGAGGTTTTGCTTTCCAAGATTTCGGCTACCTGTGGTCAACTgcggtccaaaaatattaaacggaaaattccagaaataatcaCTTCAGAAATTTTAAACTGCCCACTGTTCTGAGAAGTGTGACGAGATTTCACGCCGTCCCGCCCAGGACATGAATCATCACTTTGTTCAGCATTCCCGCGCTGTGCATGCTACCCATCACTCGTCCTGACATCCACCGCCATCATCATGGCTCGGTGACCCAGAGTCACCCAAAACAGCTGATCCTCCTTCTAACACATGGTCAGAAAGCCCTAGTAGCCTAACACTGAGTCACAATGCCTACATCATTCACCTCACTTCATCCCATCATGCAGGCATTTCACAACCTCATATCATCACAAGAAGGGTGAGTACAGTAATAAGACATTTTGAGAAacagagagaccacattcacataactgttattacagtatattgttatcaCTGTTCTATGCTATTTTTAGTTATTGCTAACCTCTTACTGCACCTAATCTATAAATTAAACTATCATAAGTACATATCTATAGAAAAACATACTATATATAGGGTTCAGCACCATTTGcgatttcaggcatccactagggGTCTTGGAATGCGACCTCCTTGCCCTGTATTCTGATGACTGACAGCTCAAACTCAATTGTAAACCTCTGGACTAGGGAGACTGTGGCTCTGGGATGGAGACCAGCAAAACTGCAGAGTCAGATTTGTTTTCAGCATCTTCCACCTCCTCTACATCCATGCCTGAACCCATCCCAGGTCTTCCCACGTTAAGCCGTCTTCCGGTGATGATGCAGAGCCCCCAGGCAGGCGTGACTTCTCCCCCCACGGCCCCAagctccctctcccccacccatCACCGCTTTATCTCTCGTGCCTTTATCATGGAAATAGCCTGATACGCCCACAAGGGCCCAGACACTGATAATGGTCTGGCTGTGCTACACCCCCTCCCAGGGACATTTGCATGTTTTTCAGAGCAACGCCCATAATCTTCGGACTTTGAATGAAATCAGACAGACTGGGATTGAATTCCCAGCAGAGCCACTTACTAGCTAAGTGAACCAAACCTGTTAATcagtctctgggcctcagtctctccATCTGTTAAGTGAGAAAAATAACGCCCACTTCCCATAGCTGTTGTGATAACCAAGGTCAAGTGAATAGGACAAGGTTCCAAGCACAAGCACAGTGCCTAGCTCAGGGGGGGCAGTCAAATGTAAATCTCAGTTCCCTCTcatctcctcttcctcagcctgaaGGAATTAATTCCTAATGATAATGTTTTGAAATCACCTGAACCAGCCCCTCTCTGGGGGGCCTCGGGAAGGAGGGAGCCAACATGCACATAGCTCAGCCCAAGATACTTACAACTTCCTCACCAAGAGCACAGCCTTGGTCGTCTGGGATGGGGTGCTCCGAGGACCCCACTCACAAACAACGTTGCTGAGGGGGCTCTTCCGGAAGCAGGAGAGCTGGGGCTCCTCGGGGGGAACTGAAAGGAAAGCATTGCAGGTGTCAGCAGGCGGGCGGGGATCCTGGGGCGCACTGACCTCGCAGACAGGGCAGCCTCCCTTGAGGGGAGCACGTGGCTAGGCCCCTCGGCCCCAGCCCTGGAGCTAGTCAGGACCCTGGCCACACTCAGCCACACATGAATGGAATCGCAGCTGGGAAATTAAAGGACACCAAAGTCCTCCTTTCAGTCTGAGACACGGATCCGGGACAGGGGAAGGGAAGAACCTCAGGACCAACTTGTCTgaaggggagagaggatgatCGAAAAAAAGGGCTTTGGAGTCACACAGACCTGGCTGTGCGGCCTTGGGCAAGTCCTAGCtgctcttcagtttcctcatgtataaaataaaCTGATGATAATGTAATGATGATGGAAATGATGATAAGCCTGCTTTCCCTGACAAGGCTGCTGAAGGATTACAAGAGATACAAGGAAGAAAGTGCCTTGGCATAGGGCTCGACACACAGGGCACTGGTTCCAGGAAGTCTTTATCTAGGTATGAGGGAGCTAAGAACTTGCtaattctaaaaaaataagaatagctaATTTGAGAGCTTAGGATGGGCTGTGCAGACTTTTTAGCAGCATATGTGTgtgatatacacacatacacacacacacatacgcaaaTTCACATACACCCCCTTTGCAACAACTCTAAGGTAAGGTAATAAAATTAACCTTATTTTGCCAAAGATGAAACTGAAGGGTGGAGAAGTTAAGCTGTATGTGAAGgagcaggattcaaacccaggctgcCTGACTCCGGGCCCCAGGCTATTCACCAGTTCACCAAAAGTCCTAACTCCCAAAGCCAATGTTCCCCACCAGTCAGACGCTCCCACTCCCACCCAGCAGCAGTCTTTGCCAGGATCTGGATGGCAGACATTGGTGGGCCTTCCCCAAAATTCTTGCGCCAAGGAAATGGTGGGAGTTTGAAGGCTCAGACAGGGACTGTCTGGAATACACAGAGCCTCATTTCTTACGGGAACTATCTCCGGGAGCTCTGAGGCACAACTTACCATCCACCAGCAAGTGCACAGTCCCAGCTGGGCGGCCGGCCCGGTAGCATGAATAGTTTCCAGAGTCGTGGAGCTGCACCGACCTCAGCAGCAGCCTCCTTCCCATGCCAGCCCATCTGCTGGGGTGGGAGCCTGCAGCCGGCTTCCTGAGCACCCAGTGAACAGTGGCATTGTCTTCCGGCTCTACCCCCGGGCAGGTCAGAGTCACGCTGTCTCCTGGCAGACTGGTCAGCACACCTCTCGCCACCTCTGGAGGAGGGAGAAGACACTTGGTGAGCCCATAGCCACTGAAGAAGGGGGCTTCGTTCTGTTCTGAGGAAGCCACGAGAGGCCTCAGTGATAATCATGAAGTGGCCCAGGCTACCGTCACCTCTGCCTGGATTAGGGCAGCATTCTCCTGGTGACCTCCCCAACCTGGTCTTCACCATCCAGCTGCCTGGGAGAGCCTTCTGAAGCCATGATCCAGCCACCCCACTCCCTGGATTAGAAAACCCTTCAAgggcctgccaccatccacaagATGAAGTCCAAGCTCCTCAGCGTGGCCTGCAGGGCCCTTCTGTCCTTGGAGGCCTCATCTCTCCCCACTCTTTAGAAGGTGTGGAGCCCTCCCCTCAGCTCCCCTCGCTCTCCTCCTCACACTCGTTCTTCCTACATCATCCCCACGACAACTCCTCCTATTCCAGGTCTCGGCCTAAACATCGTTTCCGGTCCCCCAGCTCCACTAGGCCCTCATTCTGCAATACGTCACCCACACGCTGCCATGTAATTACGAATTCCGTGTCTCTCTTCCCCTCAAGACTCCAAGCACCACAGGAGTAGGCATCCTGCTTTGTTCTCCGTTATATTCCAAGTGCCCGGGACGTTGCCTGGCCCATGGCAGGAGTCTGCTGAGTACTGCatgaatgtgtgaatgaatggATGCCGTTAGGAATGAATGCCAGGCACCCAAGTGCACACGTACACAGGAGGTTTCCAAATCGCAGGGTATTCATGGCAGAATGCCCGTTATATAGTTggtaactgaggcacagaggaatCAAGAGACTGGCCCAGATGCCCAGCTGGGGTAGGAACCAGGGCTTCTGGTTCCCTGTTCCATGCTCCCTCCAGTACCCTACGTCTACTAC
This genomic window contains:
- the IL6R gene encoding interleukin-6 receptor subunit alpha isoform X1, with amino-acid sequence MLAVGCALLAALLAAPGAALAPRRCPAQEVARGVLTSLPGDSVTLTCPGVEPEDNATVHWVLRKPAAGSHPSRWAGMGRRLLLRSVQLHDSGNYSCYRAGRPAGTVHLLVDVPPEEPQLSCFRKSPLSNVVCEWGPRSTPSQTTKAVLLVRKFQNSPAEDFQEPCQYSQESQKFSCQLAVPEGDSSFYIVSMCVASSVGSKFSKTQTFQGCGILQPDPPANITVTAVARNPRWLSVTWQDPHSWNSSFYRLRFELRYRAERSKTFTTWMVKDLQHHCVIHDAWSGLRHVVQLRAQEEFGQGEWSEWSPEAMGTPWTGFSPQTIPGGIWDPAGESRSPPAENEVSTPTQALTTNKDDDNILFRDSANATSLPVQDSSSVPLPTFLVAGGSLAFGTLLCIAIVLRFKKTWKLRALKEGKTSMHPPYSLGQLVPERPRPTPVLVPLISPPVSPSSLGSDNTSSHNRPDARDPRSPYDISNTDYFFPR
- the IL6R gene encoding interleukin-6 receptor subunit alpha isoform X8; amino-acid sequence: MLAVGCALLAALLAAPGAALAPRRCPAQEVARGVLTSLPGDSVTLTCPGVEPEDNATVHWVLRKPAAGSHPSRWAGMGRRLLLRSVQLHDSGNYSCYRAGRPAGTVHLLVDVPPEEPQLSCFRKSPLSNVVCEWGPRSTPSQTTKAVLLVRKFQNSPAEDFQEPCQYSQESQKFSCQLAVPEGDSSFYIVSMCVASSVGSKFSKTQTFQGCGILQPDPPANITVTAVARNPRWLSVTWQDPHSWNSSFYRLRFELRYRAERSKTFTTWMVKDLQHHCVIHDAWSGLRHVVQLRAQEEFGQGEWSEWSPEAMGTPWTDRVSLRCPGWSTAVQSQLTATSASWVQAILPPQPPK
- the IL6R gene encoding interleukin-6 receptor subunit alpha isoform X5; translated protein: MGRRLLLRSVQLHDSGNYSCYRAGRPAGTVHLLVDVPPEEPQLSCFRKSPLSNVVCEWGPRSTPSQTTKAVLLVRKFQNSPAEDFQEPCQYSQESQKFSCQLAVPEGDSSFYIVSMCVASSVGSKFSKTQTFQGCGILQPDPPANITVTAVARNPRWLSVTWQDPHSWNSSFYRLRFELRYRAERSKTFTTWMVKDLQHHCVIHDAWSGLRHVVQLRAQEEFGQGEWSEWSPEAMGTPWTESRSPPAENEVSTPTQALTTNKDDDNILFRDSANATSLPVQDSSSVPLPTFLVAGGSLAFGTLLCIAIVLRFKKTWKLRALKEGKTSMHPPYSLGQLVPERPRPTPVLVPLISPPVSPSSLGSDNTSSHNRPDARDPRSPYDISNTDYFFPR
- the IL6R gene encoding interleukin-6 receptor subunit alpha isoform X4 — protein: MLAVGCALLAALLAAPGAALAPRRCPAQEVARGVLTSLPGDSVTLTCPGVEPEDNATVHWVLRKPAAGSHPSRWAGMGRRLLLRSVQLHDSGNYSCYRAGRPAGTVHLLVDVPPEEPQLSCFRKSPLSNVVCEWGPRSTPSQTTKAVLLVRKFQNSPAEDFQEPCQYSQESQKFSCQLAVPEGDSSFYIVSMCVASSVGSKFSKTQTFQGCGILQPDPPANITVTAVARNPRWLSVTWQDPHSWNSSFYRLRFELRYRAERSKTFTTWMVKDLQHHCVIHDAWSGLRHVVQLRAQEEFGQGEWSEWSPEAMGTPWTESRSPPAENEVSTPTQALTTNKDDDNILFRDSANATSLPVQDSSSVPLPTFLVAGGSLAFGTLLCIAIVLRGTRSAGGA
- the IL6R gene encoding interleukin-6 receptor subunit alpha isoform X9, whose translation is MLAVGCALLAALLAAPGAALAPRRCPAQEVARGVLTSLPGDSVTLTCPGVEPEDNATVHWVLRKPAAGSHPSRWAGMGRRLLLRSVQLHDSGNYSCYRAGRPAGTVHLLVDVPPEEPQLSCFRKSPLSNVVCEWGPRSTPSQTTKAVLLVRKFQNSPAEDFQEPCQYSQESQKFSCQLAVPEGDSSFYIVSMCVASSVGSKFSKTQTFQGCGILQPDPPANITVTAVARNPRWLSVTWQDPHSWNSSFYRLRFELRYRAERSKTFTTWMVKDLQHHCVIHDAWSGLRHVVQLRAQEEFGQGEWSEWSPEAMGTPWTESRSPPAENEVSTPTQALTTNKDDDNILFRDSANATSLPGTAIKEVPKAFRLLYPLCALWEQVECHQNHSEMQDSSSVPLPTFLVAGGSLAFGTLLCIAIVLRFKKTWKLRALKEGKTSMHPPYSLGQLVPERPRPTPVLVPLISPPVSPSSLGSDNTSSHNRPDARDPRSPYDISNTDYFFPR
- the IL6R gene encoding interleukin-6 receptor subunit alpha isoform X3, translating into MLAVGCALLAALLAAPGAALAPRRCPAQEVARGVLTSLPGDSVTLTCPGVEPEDNATVHWVLRKPAAGSHPSRWAGMGRRLLLRSVQLHDSGNYSCYRAGRPAGTVHLLVDVPPEEPQLSCFRKSPLSNVVCEWGPRSTPSQTTKAVLLVRKFQNSPAEDFQEPCQYSQESQKFSCQLAVPEGDSSFYIVSMCVASSVGSKFSKTQTFQGCGILQPDPPANITVTAVARNPRWLSVTWQDPHSWNSSFYRLRFELRYRAERSKTFTTWMVKDLQHHCVIHDAWSGLRHVVQLRAQEEFGQGEWSEWSPEAMGTPWTGFSPQTIPGGIWDPAGESRSPPAENEVSTPTQALTTNKDDDNILFRDSANATSLPVQDSSSVPLPTFLVAGGSLAFGTLLCIAIVLRGTRSAGGA
- the IL6R gene encoding interleukin-6 receptor subunit alpha isoform X7, translating into MLAVGCALLAALLAAPGAALAPRRCPAQEVARGVLTSLPGDSVTLTCPGVEPEDNATVHWVLRKPAAGSHPSRWAGMGRRLLLRSVQLHDSGNYSCYRAGRPAGTVHLLVDVPPEEPQLSCFRKSPLSNVVCEWGPRSTPSQTTKAVLLVRKFQNSPAEDFQEPCQYSQESQKFSCQLAVPEGDSSFYIVSMCVASSVGSKFSKTQTFQGCGILQPDPPANITVTAVARNPRWLSVTWQDPHSWNSSFYRLRFELRYRAERSKTFTTWMVKDLQHHCVIHDAWSGLRHVVQLRAQEEFGQGEWSEWSPEAMGTPWTESRSPPAENEVSTPTQALTTNKDDDNILFRDSANATSLPGSRRRGSCGL
- the IL6R gene encoding interleukin-6 receptor subunit alpha isoform X6 produces the protein MLAVGCALLAALLAAPGAALAPRRCPAQEVARGVLTSLPGDSVTLTCPGVEPEDNATVHWVLRKPAAGSHPSRWAGMGRRLLLRSVQLHDSGNYSCYRAGRPAGTVHLLVDVPPEEPQLSCFRKSPLSNVVCEWGPRSTPSQTTKAVLLVRKFQNSPAEDFQEPCQYSQESQKFSCQLAVPEGDSSFYIVSMCVASSVGSKFSKTQTFQGCGILQPDPPANITVTAVARNPRWLSVTWQDPHSWNSSFYRLRFELRYRAERSKTFTTWMVKDLQHHCVIHDAWSGLRHVVQLRAQEEFGQGEWSEWSPEAMGTPWTGFSPQTIPGGIWDPAGESRSPPAENEVSTPTQALTTNKDDDNILFRDSANATSLPGSRRRGSCGL
- the IL6R gene encoding interleukin-6 receptor subunit alpha isoform X2, translating into MLAVGCALLAALLAAPGAALAPRRCPAQEVARGVLTSLPGDSVTLTCPGVEPEDNATVHWVLRKPAAGSHPSRWAGMGRRLLLRSVQLHDSGNYSCYRAGRPAGTVHLLVDVPPEEPQLSCFRKSPLSNVVCEWGPRSTPSQTTKAVLLVRKFQNSPAEDFQEPCQYSQESQKFSCQLAVPEGDSSFYIVSMCVASSVGSKFSKTQTFQGCGILQPDPPANITVTAVARNPRWLSVTWQDPHSWNSSFYRLRFELRYRAERSKTFTTWMVKDLQHHCVIHDAWSGLRHVVQLRAQEEFGQGEWSEWSPEAMGTPWTESRSPPAENEVSTPTQALTTNKDDDNILFRDSANATSLPVQDSSSVPLPTFLVAGGSLAFGTLLCIAIVLRFKKTWKLRALKEGKTSMHPPYSLGQLVPERPRPTPVLVPLISPPVSPSSLGSDNTSSHNRPDARDPRSPYDISNTDYFFPR